The sequence below is a genomic window from Ctenopharyngodon idella isolate HZGC_01 chromosome 11, HZGC01, whole genome shotgun sequence.
attaaaaagtattaataataaataaaatattaataaatgataaaataataaaattaactaaaataaataaaaactaaaactaattaaagcaaaaataaattaaacctaaatagcaatattaaaaaaaataataattaaggcACATAAccaaatgactaaaaatgaacataaattaacatgaaagctaaaaatataaaaataaaagttaacttacaatattaataaaactaaaataatatatatgtattttccaCAGTTCAGTTACAACTATTATCtctaaaacaaatatatgaatTATAGCGTATTTTCTCGTTGTTTGTGCTGCAGATTACTGCGCTGTGTTCTGCTCTCCCAGTGTCCCTCTGTCTGCGTATCTGAACACGGTCGGAGAGAAACTCAACGCTGGGATCGACATTCTCTGGACAGGTGACATCATCACCTGAGAGACTCGTTCAGTGTCGGAAACATCTGTATTACCCGACACTCTATTATACTTTTATGTAACATATCCTGTCCCTTTATTCACATTGCCTTGGATAACTGTATCAGTATGTAGAATATTTTGTGTAAGTATTTGTAagtataatttgtttttgtccCGGTCAGGGCCGAAGGTGGTGTCGCAGGACATCAGTGTGGCGTCTATAGAGGAGGTGTCAGCTGTTCTGAGGAGACCGCCGGTCATCTGGGACAACATCCACGCCAACGACTACGACCCGCAGAGACTCTTCCTGGGACCCTTCAAGAACCGTCCCACAGAGCTCATCCCCAAACTCAGAGGCGTCCTCACCAACCCCAACTGTGAATTTGAGCCCAATTTTGTGGCGGTTCACACGCTGGCCACATGGTGCAAGTCCAGCTACGCACAGAAAGACGTTCCTATGGGTAAAGATGTCATATTGTGTTCGGTTGAAATGTAAGAGAGCGTTTTGTATTGatgtccgtctctctctctctctctttccatctGTCTGTGAAATGATGTCATCGCTCCACAGATGGAGACGATCAGGGGTCGGACTACAACCCCCATGAGGCTTTGCAGCTCGCACTCACAGACTGGCTGGTGGAGTTTAATAGAGCTGATCAACCTGACGGTAAAGACACAACTCCAGTTTGATCTCTGACATCATGCGTGACAGGGTTGTTATTGATAACAGAGTAATAccaacattttcattacttgaaataaacattaactgaaataaaatgcaaacttattttgccaaggcaacatttctcactTTCGTTTAGTTTAAAGTCGATTTTCTAcccgctttgtattgttacactgtcagtagtatatgtaaatattcagtgtttacTCATTTTACCGAGAATTTCacgtttatttgtcagcaataGTCCGCCGGATGACGTAAAACACGGCacttttgacagctccaggCTTTTGGACTTCACTGGAAACCGAAAGTAACTCACTCCTGCTAATGACTAAAAGTTtactaagaagtatttcctactaaagcaaggcggtTTTTGACTCTGGTAAGCGTATCCAGAGCAGACCGGTGGGCGTGGCCTTGgatggcaacatgcccagtgcattatggaaGTTTTTCTACCTATAAGGCAAAAGGGAAGACAGCAGCCTTATTCTCTGTTTCCTCTAGTCAGTTAGCACCAGTTTTTTTTGCCTTTCtagccaagttttattgaaaagcccattttgccagcggTGAAGTACCCCTTTAACTTCCTAATAGGCACATTTTCTTAATGCTaaataaatatcttattttggggtgaaatatgattCAGTGAATTGATGTACCTGTGTCGTCAGGTTCTGGCGCTCGCGGCGGCCGCTCTAAACGAGACGCGTCTGAAGAGGAGCCGATGCAGACGGACGGTTATGTTCCCGGACCCAAAGACAACCCGCTGTACACGGCCGAGCCGCTGACGCTGGCGGACCTGACGCTGCTGTCGGAGCTCTTCTACCTGCCGTACGAACACGGGCCCACCGCCCTCGTCATGCTGCAGGAGCTGCACTGGCTGCGATCCAACTGTGACGCTGCAGCGTTCGGCGCCGCGGCCGACGAGTCTGAAAAGGTCAGATTgagatgatgataataataatgatccCGATGTCCCAACatacattatttaaagggttagttcacccattaattcctcaccctcatgtccacacccgtaagaccttcgttcatcttcaaattaagatatttttgatgaaatccgatggctcagtgaggccacactgataattaacactttcaatgcccagaaaggattaaaacagtcatgtgactgcagtgtttcaaccttaatgttatgaagagacgagaatactttttgtgtgcaaaaacaaaacaaaataactttattcgaCAAtctctagtgatgggcgatttcaaaacactgcttcatgaagcttcacgaatcttttgttttgaatcagtggttcggagcgtgtatcaaactgccaaagtcacatgatttcagtaaacgaagctgcgttacgtcataagtgtttcggaatttcagtggttcaccactggggggcgtgactttggcagtttgatacacgctccgaacatGCAGGCTTGTTGGCATTTATCTGTAATGAAGATTGCAacacttgccccgccccctgctTCTTTCTGATTGGTCCTTAAGCATCAAACTGACATTGATTTGCCATCCTGCATGACAAATGCTTTCAAATGAACATGTAGTTGCTTCAAAAACACTAgaaaccagtgttgccaagtccggggttttcctgcagaattgggctactttaagtGTTGCCGcgagttgtttttcatgtccgcgggttgaagcaaccccaataacatgatatttagccactggaatgctaattttaccaggggaaccccacaAAAAATGCGGATTTTATCCCATGGGACACGATTTTTACTGGGGGGACCCCCCGAAAAgtaattgggctagttttgagtagcaatttggcaggttttgttgtaaaaacctggcaaccctgctagACACAGTGAAAAATGGCTTTCAAAtggtttaatgcacagctagccatgGATTATCCCACTTATACCATGGTAATTTGCCAACATTGACTGCTGAAAGCTGTTAATGAGGTTTGCAGCACAATATTTGATCGCAAGGGTAAAAATGAGGGTTATTTTCATAAGATTCAGCTCGTTAGATCAAGCATTCTGTCCGCTTTTAACCAGACACaggattacatttatttgaatgaatgaattatagtATTTATGTGAATAATTatcaagagaaagagagagagatgagtgTGTGAATTACCTGCATCTGTTCAGCGTCTCtctctattaaaggattagttcacttcagaatgaaaatttcctgataatttactctcctccatgtcatccaagatgttcatgtctttctttcttcagtggaaaagaaatgaaggtttttgaggaaaacattccaggatttttctccatatagtggacttcaggttgaaggtccaaatgtcagtttcagtgcagcttcaaagagctctacatgatcccagacgaggaataagagtcttatctagagaaaccatcagacattttctaaaaaaaataaacattatatactttttaaccacaaatgctcgtcttgcactgctctgtgatgctccacgcattacataatcacgttggaaaggtcacgcgtgacgtaggcgaatgttttcctcaaaaaccttgaagaaagaaagaattttcattctgaagtgaaataatcctttaacaacgaagctgtgagtttaattacttcaaaacCAGAGCAAATGAAAGTGTCACGTTGCAGGGTAAAGAATGGCGACGGAGAGCTGAGAAGTTTGACGAAATGTGCGGCGCTGTAGTCCAGATGTTCAACAGACTGTCCAACGTTCCCAACAGGATCATCCTCTATGACCTTTACAACTACATCTGTGACATCAAGAGCGGCGTCACCATGGCCAAAGCCTACGTCAAAACACTGGGTCAGTGACGAGAGCCAATCGTATGTAAGAACCTCCTGTCCTGAACGAGCTGTAATGAAGCGTCTGCTGTTGTTTTGGTGCAGGAGGGCGGACGCCTCATCCTTGTCTGGCTTTGACTGACGATCCAGAGCCGTGGGGCTTCAGAGGCGCTTTGTCTGGAGAATTCCAGGTATGCTTCCGTATGAcactgacctttgacctgcGATTAGATCTTCGGGTTCTGATGATGTTTGTGTTCCTCATGATGTTTAGAGGATGCTGCCGTCGCATGGAAACCGCGATCTGTTCCGCAGTCCTCCCGCCACACGCGTGTACACCATTCGGCCCTGCACTCCTAAAGATCAGGTGACgtgctcttaaagggacagtacacacaaaatgatcattctgtcatcttttactgaTCTGCAAACCTCTAtgacttttatttaaatgttgatcattaaaaaaatgtatcaacgTTCTCTGTTTTTCAGCCGGAGGTGATGAAGATCTTTAAAGAGATGCAGACTGAGACGCAGCAGAAGGTCGAGCTGGTTGGCGACCGGTGAGAATCTCAGTTAGTCACTGAACGTTTAATCAAATCTCATTCGCTCACTGCTGCTTCATTCCTCTCAGGCTGGTCGAGGGTCACGTGACGCCGTCGCAGAACTGCAGTCTGATACTAGAGGATGCATCTGGGGTTTGCGGTTACGTGTTCGCCCTCAGTGATGCAAAGACGGCCATGACTAAATCTCAGGTACGGAAATGACATCTAGATCGATTATGACGTTTCCTTTTACTTTTGTACTGATGTTCGTTTAACACATGCCCTTgactctactagaacaggttttcatgctttaatgtttgtttttcatgtcttcGTCTTTCCTCCAGTATCCAGAGACGATGCTGCAGGATTTCCCATCAGTCATGGCCCTTCAGATCCACTCGAAAGTTCCTGATCACGATGCAGCCAAGCGTCTGATTCTACAGGTGCTGTCAGCGCTGAGAGACAGCGGTGAGTTTAACAACACACTCGACCAATGACTGAGTTCCATGAGTTGAACAGCGTAACATTAGTGTCTCAACGCAAAACAGGCGAACGTTTGGCATGAGGAACGTTTAATCCGAGTGTAAATACTCTGGATGTGTTTTCACAGGGTCTAAAGGCGTTTTCAGCGAGTTCAGATCCAATGACAGAAGGATGTTTGACTTCCTCAAGACGCTGAACGTGTTTCAGGTGCTTAAAGTCGAAGGGCTTCCGACAAACCTGGTCATCATGGGAACTAAACTCTGACACctgcacattcacacacacagacagtcaTCTGACTGGTAATTTATGTTCAGGTGGATTTTTGTTTGGATTCTTTGATTCATGAGTGTTTGCTTGTTTTGAAAATCTGTATAAAACTTATTAACATGAGttataaattaataacattatGAATCAGTTCTGTACTGCAGGACACCTAAAAGAAATCAAAATGTCTCAAATGaataataaagctttatttgcatattcattttaATCTGTATGTCTCACGATTCTCTTTTAATTAATGCCATAAATCAAAGAAGTATCATAAACATGTCCAGTGTAGTTCATacactaaaaacacaaacccacgacaaataaaaaaaaaacagcaacactttacaataaggtctcatttgttaacatcaaCTAACAAtactgcatttattaatatttactaaTCTTAAAGATTGGtatattgctcatggttagttcacgTCATCTAATGCAttcactaatgttaacaaacgagactttattgtaaagtgttgtcAATAAAATAGGTTTTGAGgttttgtagtttttaataAAGGCAAATCATTTTTTAAGACGATTACTGGAATTATTAGGCTCCAGTGCATTTTTCACTGCACACATTTCTGGAGTTTGGTTAGAGATTTCCTCTATTATTGCATCTGTTTCCCGTTGCTTCAGTCCCCTGAGCTTCTGTAGTGACGTCCTTCACTTTGTCGTGTCCAACATTGAGGACGTCCGTCACGCAAAACAATGTTTTGtgtctaaaaaaataaagtgtttttttttttttttatttgacaccACTGATCATGGATGAGTCTCATGTGATCGGTCAGCTTGTGTCGATCAATCATTGATCGTTCTCTGTCTATATGAACTCCAGTCCTTCATATTTGACCTCTCCGATCTTGGTATCAGGCAGCAGGATTCGTCCGTCCAGTGTGAAGGCCGTTATGTAGGTGGCGATCCGCCCCGCGTCCTCCTCCGATTTGAGCGCCAGTACGATCTGATCATCGGTGTCTGGGATGAACTTGAAAGAGGAGAAGCCGAGCGTGGGCTTCAACGGGCCGACGCGAGACACAGAGATTTGGCTGAAGTCAGGCGAGCAGCTCAGGATGAGGTTTGTGCCGCGACGCTCGTCCGCCGTTTCCTCGTAGCGTTCAGAGCTCGCACGACGAGGCAGGAAGAACCAGCGCTGGAGACGCTCGCTCCACACGGCCGACTCGTGGATGAGATAACCTGAGACAAGGAAGAAAGAGATTCaggattatatttatattaagatagtatataacattatacatacacacacacacacacacacacattattacagtatataatatacaaaataacatACTATATGgtagtatataatatatacttgtatattataagttagtaaataatatatataaaatagtttatattatatataaaataatagtataatatataagatatatattagtatataacaatatataagaTAGTTAAGATAGTATTTAACAATATATAACAGTATATACAACatatataacataaataatataatatagtatacataactgtataatatataagaacataaaaagtataattatataagaatatataatatataagacAGTATCTATAAGATAGTATAACAATATACTACATAAGAtagtaaataatatatataatatagtatatattatatgctattatatattatcatatatataaatatatactcttatgtatactatatatatatatatatattatttactaTCTTATGTAGTAAGTTATATACTGttgtaatatatataacatagtatataatatatatcttatgcacttatatatatatataataaaacactatattatatatatatattcttattaTATACCATCCTATAGATTCTgtcttatataatatatatcttatatataCTGTCTTATGTTATATACaatcttatatattatatattttatattattttatattttatactctTATGTATAAGATTGTATATAACAagacagtatatatatatatatatatatatatatatatatataaagattgcATATTTGTATATACCATATAAGatagtatgtatatatatatatatatatatatatatatatatatatatatatatatatatatacacacacacacacacacactaagatAGTATGTAATAAGACAATATATATAAGAAAGTATATAAGAATATAATATAGTGTATAATAAGATTATATATAAGGAAGACAGTATATAAGATAGTATTTAATAAGATAATATATAAggtagtatatattatataagatagtatataatatacaagacagtgtatatatataataatacacttaaaaaacaacaacatacatTTTCCAGAAACAGGTTTACATAGGtgaatttataattatttatgttttattttattagtctgaagtttttttcccattcagttttttaagaaattaagtGTATTGGACGTCAGCGTCCCGTCAGAGTTTGTGTTTCTCCACCCACAGCAGGTCATGTGATCATGTGTATAAATGCTGTCCACTCACCTGGTGGTTTAATATCAGCTGCTTTCTTCAGTGCGTTATATCGCGGCACCCAGTTCTCGTGCTCCACGTCACCGTGAAACCCAACCACCTTAATCCACTCCGGGTTATTATTGACAAACTCGCCGGTGATGGTCGTCCACTCCTTACCGAGACCACCGACATACAGACGCTCGTCCTTCACAGCCAGCCACTCCGCTTTAAAACCTGCAATGAAGGGTCACAAAAAAGGTCAAAGGGTCATATTTTTGAGCATGTAGCAAGACAGTACAGCATCATAGAATTGTCTTCTAGCTAATTCATTCTTTATAGTGTATGATAAGTCGTTTTTACCTTTAGACACGCTGCCGTCTCCGTCCGTCAGAATGACCCACGGCACCGCTCTCTTGCCCTCTATCCGGTACACCACACCGGTGCGGTCATCCACGCTGTACAGGTGCCCGTTAAACGCCACCAACTCAGACAGCTCCATGCCACGGCCCTTCTCCGACAGATGGCTCTCCAGGACCACCATGTCCGGATCCCACTCCACGGACACGCTGTCCCCGCTGTCGGACACCAGCAGGTGGCCTCTCTTGAGGTAGCTGAACCACGTGTTGTCCTTCCGGCCGCGCGAGTTTGTGTCCAGGTCTGCTATCACTCCGATCCGGTAGCGGATCCCGCTAGGCGTGTGTTCCGGAGGACTGAGCGGGTATGTGTCGTTGTAACGCGAGTCCACCGATTCGGCCGCGGCCATCATGCCCGATACGTCCCGGCTGGAACGCCACGAGCGCTGGCTGTCGGAGCCGTGCTCAGAGGAGCCGCTCGATGTCTGGTGCAGGTACAGGAGGACGCCCAGGGCCAGCAGGGTCGCCACGGTGATGGCCCGCCATCGGAAGCGGAAGCGGGGGTCGGAGACGGAGCTGGTGATGGAGGAGAACATGGAGTCACCATGAACGGGAACCCGCATGGTGTGCATGGAGTCACGGCTCCCTACTGACACGGAGAAGAAAAACATCATTCAATCGTTCCATGATAAAACATCTCTCACATGTCTCTCACAAATCACTGCTCAGTTTTGGTCTACTGTGCTTCAGCTGTGTGACTATCACATTTCCTGACGCAGGATTCCCAAATCAGATCCTTAAGGAAAGGGAATGCTGATCATACCAAACCGAATATGTCTGACTGCCTCAATGCATGAAATACAAAACACATCAgctaaatatttacttttttccccacagGTCACTGTAAGACAAAAAGAagcatttcaaataaacactcaGAAAGCATGCACATCCATAAAATGATGAAAATCAGGTGCACAACCAAAAGAACATCAAGTCCAGTAAAGAGCATGTGGCTTGAAACATCACGTCTGAgctcattaaatattttgatgagTTTTCCCATGAACGCTGCAGCACTGAAACAACAGCAAACATCACCGTAATGATGACACGAGGGAGTTCGGCGCTAGACACGGCTGTTTAACAACCTGCCCGAGTCATTACTACACGCTTCATTGAGGAATTACACGCTTCTGCGGCCCCGAGCGTCAATACATCAGAAAACAGGCTTTACACAAGACACACACGAACCTTTCAAACAATCACAGCACTCGTTATGTAATCGTTGACACAGCAACCATGACTTTACCTGTGAAAGGTGAGAGATTAACTGGTGAACCAACcggtctaaaaaaaaattagccaTTATAACAATTAACATTCTTCTGAAGTTCAGCTAACAGCACGAAAcctacataaaaaaacatttaaagttgtacatttaaaagcaaaagaaatcaaattcatatttattttagttatgcCAAC
It includes:
- the ogal gene encoding protein O-GlcNAcase, translated to MSKKSKIFLSGVVEGFYGRPWTMSQRKELFRREQKWGLNAYLYAPKDDYKHRMYWRDLYSLEEADQLMTLISAAKEHNVEFIYALSPGLDITFSNPKEVAALKRKLSQVCGFGCRSFALLFDDIETEMCPADKEAFSSFAEAQVSVTNEVFLHLEEPQTFLFCPTDYCAVFCSPSVPLSAYLNTVGEKLNAGIDILWTGPKVVSQDISVASIEEVSAVLRRPPVIWDNIHANDYDPQRLFLGPFKNRPTELIPKLRGVLTNPNCEFEPNFVAVHTLATWCKSSYAQKDVPMDGDDQGSDYNPHEALQLALTDWLVEFNRADQPDGSGARGGRSKRDASEEEPMQTDGYVPGPKDNPLYTAEPLTLADLTLLSELFYLPYEHGPTALVMLQELHWLRSNCDAAAFGAAADESEKGKEWRRRAEKFDEMCGAVVQMFNRLSNVPNRIILYDLYNYICDIKSGVTMAKAYVKTLGGRTPHPCLALTDDPEPWGFRGALSGEFQRMLPSHGNRDLFRSPPATRVYTIRPCTPKDQPEVMKIFKEMQTETQQKVELVGDRLVEGHVTPSQNCSLILEDASGVCGYVFALSDAKTAMTKSQYPETMLQDFPSVMALQIHSKVPDHDAAKRLILQVLSALRDSGSKGVFSEFRSNDRRMFDFLKTLNVFQVLKVEGLPTNLVIMGTKL
- the cant1b gene encoding soluble calcium-activated nucleotidase 1b isoform X4 encodes the protein MHTMRVPVHGDSMFSSITSSVSDPRFRFRWRAITVATLLALGVLLYLHQTSSGSSEHGSDSQRSWRSSRDVSGMMAAAESVDSRYNDTYPLSPPEHTPSGIRYRIGVIADLDTNSRGRKDNTWFSYLKRGHLLVSDSGDSVSVEWDPDMVVLESHLSEKGRGMELSELVAFNGHLYSVDDRTGVVYRIEGKRAVPWVILTDGDGSVSKGFKAEWLAVKDERLYVGGLGKEWTTITGEFVNNNPEWIKVVGFHGDVEHENWVPRYNALKKAADIKPPGYLIHESAVWSERLQRWFFLPRRASSERYEETADERRGTNLILSCSPDFSQISVSRVGPLKPTLGFSSFKFIPDTDDQIVLALKSEEDAGRIATYITAFTLDGRILLPDTKIGEVKYEGLEFI
- the cant1b gene encoding soluble calcium-activated nucleotidase 1b isoform X3; the encoded protein is MRGRKRGSRDSMHTMRVPVHGDSMFSSITSSVSDPRFRFRWRAITVATLLALGVLLYLHQTSSGSSEHGSDSQRSWRSSRDVSGMMAAAESVDSRYNDTYPLSPPEHTPSGIRYRIGVIADLDTNSRGRKDNTWFSYLKRGHLLVSDSGDSVSVEWDPDMVVLESHLSEKGRGMELSELVAFNGHLYSVDDRTGVVYRIEGKRAVPWVILTDGDGSVSKGFKAEWLAVKDERLYVGGLGKEWTTITGEFVNNNPEWIKVVGFHGDVEHENWVPRYNALKKAADIKPPGYLIHESAVWSERLQRWFFLPRRASSERYEETADERRGTNLILSCSPDFSQISVSRVGPLKPTLGFSSFKFIPDTDDQIVLALKSEEDAGRIATYITAFTLDGRILLPDTKIGEVKYEGLEFI
- the cant1b gene encoding soluble calcium-activated nucleotidase 1b isoform X2 — protein: MRGRKRVGSRDSMHTMRVPVHGDSMFSSITSSVSDPRFRFRWRAITVATLLALGVLLYLHQTSSGSSEHGSDSQRSWRSSRDVSGMMAAAESVDSRYNDTYPLSPPEHTPSGIRYRIGVIADLDTNSRGRKDNTWFSYLKRGHLLVSDSGDSVSVEWDPDMVVLESHLSEKGRGMELSELVAFNGHLYSVDDRTGVVYRIEGKRAVPWVILTDGDGSVSKGFKAEWLAVKDERLYVGGLGKEWTTITGEFVNNNPEWIKVVGFHGDVEHENWVPRYNALKKAADIKPPGYLIHESAVWSERLQRWFFLPRRASSERYEETADERRGTNLILSCSPDFSQISVSRVGPLKPTLGFSSFKFIPDTDDQIVLALKSEEDAGRIATYITAFTLDGRILLPDTKIGEVKYEGLEFI
- the cant1b gene encoding soluble calcium-activated nucleotidase 1b isoform X1 → MLIVIMANFFLDRLVHQLISHLSQVKSWLLCQRLHNECCDCLKVGSRDSMHTMRVPVHGDSMFSSITSSVSDPRFRFRWRAITVATLLALGVLLYLHQTSSGSSEHGSDSQRSWRSSRDVSGMMAAAESVDSRYNDTYPLSPPEHTPSGIRYRIGVIADLDTNSRGRKDNTWFSYLKRGHLLVSDSGDSVSVEWDPDMVVLESHLSEKGRGMELSELVAFNGHLYSVDDRTGVVYRIEGKRAVPWVILTDGDGSVSKGFKAEWLAVKDERLYVGGLGKEWTTITGEFVNNNPEWIKVVGFHGDVEHENWVPRYNALKKAADIKPPGYLIHESAVWSERLQRWFFLPRRASSERYEETADERRGTNLILSCSPDFSQISVSRVGPLKPTLGFSSFKFIPDTDDQIVLALKSEEDAGRIATYITAFTLDGRILLPDTKIGEVKYEGLEFI